cccccccccaccataaCGGCCGTCTGGAGACCAGACCCCAACACCACAGTCCCAGCAGAACCTCTGCCTCCAGCTCGCCCTTCAGGACCCTCAGAGGTCTAATGACTCCTGCACCAGGTCCTGGTCCTGAGGGCAGCCACGGCTCCACCAGGCCCCGGGGTCAGAGCTTAGGCTCTACTCTGAGCTCCAGGACCAGAATCACGACTTCCAGAAGCAAGGTAACAGTCCGTTCAGCTGCCATAAACCCAGATTGATCCAGAATGTTCTGGTTAATAGTCGATCCAATGTTATTAACATATGGAAAAATCACAAACCACTTCAAAGGGCTTTAAAATCTGCCAACATACAACAGCCTCCGTCCTCGGACcgtttttgttttagaaaatgtcCAAAAGAGGATAACTATAGTCTGGGCTCTTAGTATGACCAAATATCAATAGATAAGACCTGATCCGTTAAGACCTGATCCAGATAGGACCTCATCCAGATAAGACCCGATCCAGATAGGACGTGATCCAGATAAGACCTGATCCAGATAGGACCTGATCCAGATAGGACCTGATCCAGATAGGACCAGGGTTTGATCATCCTCTATGATCACATCTGATTGTGAAGCTCAGTGGTTCTTGTGTCTTTTGATTTTTTGTCACCACAGTTGTTCATCATCTGCCCTGTGAATTCATGTTGTCACAGTCTATGAGAACATGAATCAGGTCTAATAACTCATGGCTGGTCCCTGTGTTGCTGCTATAGCGTAGGAACAGCCAGCCAGAGGAGCCAGAGGCCTTGTTGGACCTGATCCTGGAGTGTCAGGGTCAGAGACTGGAGGACCAGAGAGCCAGCCTTAGCCTGTTGCCTGACCCAGGACCAGCTGCTCTCTGTGGAGCCTGCAGCCCAGAGCAGCCCACCTTGCCCAGTCTGGACTTTTACTACATGCTCATACGCTACCAGGTACCCACATGTTGTATGGAAATACTTTATAGTAGTTACTGTTATTACTCTATTATTACTAGCAGAGTATTTTAAGGTAAGAAAAGGAAATGGCACTACACTGATGTTTGTCTCCGCTGTATCAGAGAAACATTGAAATTAGGTGAAATATTGTTGTATAGGAACATAGAACAGGGTACAGGAGTGTGTGAGACAGGGTACAGGAGTGTGTGAGACAGGGTACAGGTAAGAACAGGGTAAAGAATATGTGAGACAGGGTATAGGAGAATGTGAGACAGGGTACAGGTAAGAACAGGGTACAGGAAGATGTAGGTACATGATGGTGGAAGGAACAATGTGTACATTGTAGAGGAAAATGAAGGAACAAGTCCAAGAAAGAACACCGTACAAAAAACCAGACAGGAACCAGTAACAGGGTACACGTAGGAATCAGACCTGTCCGGAGGGAACCAGTAACAGGGTACACGTAGAAATC
This is a stretch of genomic DNA from Anoplopoma fimbria isolate UVic2021 breed Golden Eagle Sablefish unplaced genomic scaffold, Afim_UVic_2022 Un_contig_13290_pilon_pilon, whole genome shotgun sequence. It encodes these proteins:
- the gpsm1a gene encoding G-protein-signaling modulator 1 codes for the protein MTPAPGPGPEGSHGSTRPRGQSLGSTLSSRTRITTSRSKRRNSQPEEPEALLDLILECQGQRLEDQRASLSLLPDPGPAALCGACSPEQPTLPSLDFYYMLIRYQSDRMEDQRCPLPDLDDVVASVPEGQQDFFSLVQRVQSRRMDEQRADHDGGINTHTAGCPPHHHHHQ